A portion of the Candidatus Latescibacter sp. genome contains these proteins:
- a CDS encoding dihydroorotate dehydrogenase, with amino-acid sequence MNEVSLSQRLFGLEFKNPVLAASGTFGNGEEFAEFYDVSLLGGFVTKAVTPEARLGNPPPRIIETPSGMLNAIGLQNEGLDAFIKKVIPRISGLDTVVMVNVAGRTVDDYRKVCAGLDRESAVRAFEINISCPNVKEGGITFGACPESAFSLVKRLREETKKPIIAKLSPMVADIAGIARAVESAGADGVSLINTISGMAINVHTRRPMLANVTGGLSGPAIRPVAVRMVYEAARSVSIPVIGMGGIFCARDALEFIIAGASLVQIGCGMFVKPLLPLEVIAGIREYLVRSGFSSLGEIIGSLQIAED; translated from the coding sequence GTGAATGAGGTAAGTCTGTCCCAGAGGCTTTTTGGCCTGGAATTCAAAAATCCCGTGCTCGCGGCCTCCGGGACTTTCGGGAACGGCGAGGAATTTGCAGAGTTCTACGATGTTTCACTCCTGGGCGGGTTTGTAACCAAAGCTGTTACACCGGAGGCGCGCCTCGGGAATCCGCCGCCCCGCATTATCGAAACCCCTTCCGGGATGCTCAACGCCATCGGTCTTCAGAACGAAGGACTCGATGCCTTCATCAAAAAAGTCATTCCCCGTATATCAGGGCTGGACACGGTGGTCATGGTAAATGTCGCAGGACGCACTGTGGATGATTACCGGAAGGTGTGCGCCGGCCTTGACCGCGAAAGCGCTGTCCGGGCATTCGAGATCAATATTTCCTGCCCAAATGTGAAAGAGGGCGGGATTACGTTCGGCGCCTGCCCGGAATCGGCGTTTTCCCTGGTAAAGCGACTCCGTGAAGAGACCAAAAAGCCCATTATCGCAAAACTTTCCCCCATGGTGGCCGACATCGCCGGTATTGCCCGTGCGGTTGAATCGGCCGGCGCGGACGGCGTATCGCTCATCAATACGATTTCCGGTATGGCGATAAATGTCCATACCCGGCGTCCCATGCTGGCGAATGTGACCGGAGGGCTTTCCGGGCCTGCGATCCGGCCGGTTGCGGTGCGCATGGTTTACGAGGCTGCCCGATCTGTTTCCATTCCGGTTATCGGCATGGGAGGTATCTTTTGCGCCCGCGATGCTCTTGAATTCATTATCGCAGGAGCTTCGCTCGTGCAAATCGGCTGCGGGATGTTTGTGAAACCTCTTTTGCCGCTGGAAGTCATAGCGGGCATACGCGAATATCTTGTCCGGTCCGGTTTTAGCTCACTTGGTGAAATCATAGGAAGTCTCCAGATCGCGGAGGATTGA
- a CDS encoding ABC transporter ATP-binding protein, whose product MTDFAIIRSFIEKRWKAFLVGSVFVVVTNILDVFIPSYVGKAIDIIRSHFAFSDLYRVVGLIFVIQTVKGITRFFMRYIIIGASWKAENDVRKRLFNHLLRLPLPFYNSSRTGDLIARLTNDLTAVRMMIGPAVMYTMNALVLLPAALVFMFAKDVQLTLYALIPFPFLAFLINRVGRRIHTGFTRVQESYSDISAHIQENLNGIQVVKAYVLEQKELEKLRELSEGYVKNNRYIIRLQSIMWPLLDIFSSLGLILVLWIGAHKVISGQTSLGTIVAFILYIGLLAWPAIALGWVVAIFQRGTASARRIQEILDVEQERPDADPDTTPLHGAVSVQNLHFSYNGDREAIESVSFEVKPGGTLAIVGRTGSGKSTLLNLLTGTFSIPRGIIFYDGMDINDISLTRLRSSIAYVPQETFLFSETVAENIAFGKEGADMESIKNAARLAAIDEEIAAYPAGYYTVIGERGITVSGGQRQRIAIARAFISDAPILFLDDSLSSVDTVTEMTILRNVHDVIRNKTAIIITQRLGAIRNADEILYMSDGKIIERGTHESLMRLNGEYAALYNEQEAIESLDPADPETSSG is encoded by the coding sequence ATGACTGATTTTGCCATTATCCGTTCTTTTATTGAAAAACGCTGGAAAGCCTTCCTCGTTGGCTCGGTTTTTGTGGTCGTTACCAACATTCTCGATGTGTTTATCCCCTCCTATGTCGGAAAAGCCATAGACATCATTCGTTCCCATTTCGCATTCAGCGACCTGTACCGTGTGGTAGGTTTAATCTTCGTCATCCAGACTGTCAAGGGCATAACCCGTTTCTTCATGCGGTACATCATTATCGGAGCTTCCTGGAAAGCAGAGAACGATGTGCGGAAACGCCTATTCAACCATCTGCTACGGCTCCCCCTGCCGTTTTATAACAGCTCCCGTACAGGCGATCTTATTGCGCGGTTAACCAACGATCTTACTGCGGTGCGGATGATGATCGGCCCGGCGGTCATGTATACCATGAACGCCCTGGTCCTTCTCCCCGCTGCGCTGGTTTTCATGTTCGCCAAGGATGTACAGCTTACCCTGTATGCCCTCATTCCGTTTCCTTTTCTGGCCTTTCTGATAAACCGCGTGGGACGCAGGATACATACCGGATTTACCAGGGTGCAGGAATCATACTCCGACATTTCCGCGCACATCCAGGAAAACCTCAACGGCATTCAGGTGGTAAAAGCGTATGTCCTGGAACAGAAAGAGCTGGAAAAACTCAGGGAGCTGAGCGAAGGGTATGTGAAAAATAACCGCTACATCATTCGCCTCCAGTCCATAATGTGGCCTCTTCTCGATATATTTTCCAGCCTCGGATTGATTCTTGTTCTCTGGATCGGGGCGCACAAGGTGATTTCAGGCCAGACCTCTCTCGGAACCATAGTAGCCTTCATCCTGTACATCGGATTATTGGCATGGCCGGCCATCGCCCTTGGATGGGTAGTGGCTATTTTCCAGCGCGGTACAGCTTCCGCGCGCCGTATTCAGGAGATTCTCGATGTAGAGCAGGAACGCCCGGACGCCGATCCCGATACTACACCCCTTCACGGCGCAGTCAGCGTACAGAACCTCCATTTTTCCTATAACGGAGACCGTGAGGCGATTGAGAGCGTTTCGTTCGAGGTGAAGCCGGGAGGTACATTGGCAATCGTGGGAAGGACCGGTTCGGGAAAGAGCACCCTTTTGAATCTATTGACCGGAACCTTTTCAATACCCCGCGGGATTATTTTTTATGATGGCATGGATATAAACGACATTTCGCTCACCCGCCTGCGCTCATCCATCGCCTATGTTCCCCAGGAGACATTCCTCTTCAGTGAGACAGTGGCGGAAAATATTGCGTTCGGCAAGGAAGGGGCGGACATGGAGAGCATCAAAAATGCAGCCCGGCTCGCCGCCATCGATGAGGAAATTGCCGCGTATCCGGCGGGATACTACACGGTCATAGGTGAAAGGGGCATCACCGTGTCCGGCGGCCAGCGCCAGCGCATCGCCATAGCCCGGGCGTTTATCAGCGATGCACCTATCCTGTTTCTCGATGACAGCCTTTCCAGTGTGGATACCGTTACGGAAATGACCATACTGAGGAATGTTCACGATGTGATACGGAATAAAACCGCCATAATAATCACCCAGCGCCTGGGAGCGATACGGAATGCTGACGAGATTCTCTATATGAGCGATGGAAAGATCATTGAACGCGGAACACATGAATCCCTCATGCGACTGAACGGAGAATATGCGGCGCTCTACAACGAACAGGAAGCTATAGAATCGTTGGATCCTGCAGACCCTGAAACAAGTTCAGGGTGA
- a CDS encoding septal ring lytic transglycosylase RlpA family protein, translated as MRNLIAALIVLFLCWGCAPSPRYTIIRAGGKSTVPFLTGKVLMEKPPIGTKFRGVASFYADKYHGKKTSNGEVFDMYGLTCAMNILPFDTWLEVLNLANNRTVIVRVNDRGPFVDGRIIDLSLGAAKELGMVNTGIQEVEITVIR; from the coding sequence TTGCGGAATCTTATAGCAGCGCTGATTGTGCTCTTCCTTTGCTGGGGTTGCGCTCCTTCGCCCAGATATACGATCATCCGCGCCGGCGGTAAGTCAACCGTGCCTTTCCTGACCGGTAAAGTTCTCATGGAAAAACCGCCGATCGGAACAAAGTTCCGTGGGGTCGCTTCCTTTTACGCCGACAAATATCATGGGAAAAAAACTTCGAATGGCGAGGTATTCGATATGTACGGGCTTACCTGCGCCATGAATATTCTCCCGTTCGACACCTGGCTGGAGGTGCTGAACCTGGCCAACAACCGAACTGTCATTGTCAGGGTGAACGATCGCGGTCCTTTTGTTGACGGGCGGATTATCGATCTCTCGCTGGGCGCCGCAAAAGAGCTGGGGATGGTCAATACCGGAATACAGGAAGTGGAAATCACGGTGATTCGCTGA
- a CDS encoding dihydroorotate dehydrogenase electron transfer subunit yields MREYEAGILRTERRTPGGYIIEVACGEIAQNAVPGQFVQARAGRGTDPFLRRTFSICGSRPEYGIISLMIDVVGLGTALLCSLKRGEMLNLVGPLGNGFDQSLGGNGSVVLVAGGFGAAPLLFLAESIRQSGKRPAVFLMGGKTVTHLSLIEGLICESVSVLEATDDGSRGYHGLVSFLLEERMGELSPGALYACGPRPMMKAVAKIAKKSGVPCQVSLEERMACGIGVCLGCAVRMADGSMVRSCKEGPVFDADEVSW; encoded by the coding sequence ATGCGCGAATACGAAGCAGGTATTTTGCGAACTGAACGCCGCACACCAGGCGGGTATATCATCGAGGTCGCCTGCGGTGAGATCGCGCAAAACGCGGTTCCGGGGCAGTTTGTCCAGGCTCGGGCAGGGCGGGGAACGGATCCGTTCCTCCGGCGGACGTTCTCCATCTGCGGAAGCCGGCCGGAATATGGAATCATAAGCCTGATGATCGATGTGGTCGGTTTGGGAACAGCGCTCCTCTGCTCCCTGAAACGCGGCGAGATGTTGAACCTGGTAGGTCCTCTGGGGAATGGCTTCGATCAAAGCCTTGGCGGAAACGGAAGCGTAGTTCTCGTCGCCGGGGGATTCGGCGCTGCGCCGCTGCTCTTTTTGGCTGAATCGATACGGCAGTCCGGGAAAAGGCCGGCAGTGTTCCTGATGGGCGGAAAAACTGTAACCCACCTTTCTCTCATCGAAGGACTGATATGTGAGAGTGTGTCGGTTCTGGAAGCCACCGATGACGGTTCGCGCGGATATCACGGCCTGGTGTCTTTTCTCCTTGAAGAGCGTATGGGAGAACTCTCTCCGGGCGCCCTGTATGCCTGCGGCCCCCGTCCAATGATGAAGGCGGTGGCGAAGATCGCCAAAAAGTCCGGCGTGCCCTGCCAGGTAAGTCTCGAAGAACGCATGGCCTGCGGTATCGGCGTCTGCCTGGGCTGTGCGGTGCGTATGGCCGACGGTTCCATGGTGCGGTCATGCAAGGAGGGACCGGTTTTCGATGCGGATGAGGTTTCCTGGTGA
- a CDS encoding ABC transporter ATP-binding protein, with protein MQNQNNNRGITPDTVREYTPWTAFKRLAGYIRPFAGMAVFALVFSILSSLLLVARPYLVKIAVDNHITTGNLKGFDLLMIVFLGLYFIKFAVDYALNLLTGVLGQKIMHDLRMDVFGHILSMEMSFFDHNQVGRLMTRTTDDVSTLNDLYTTGAVSTFNNLSIIAGIIGVMFYMDWKLAVITLTVVPLLYLLAAMFANKIRIIYRIIRKGTARLNAFLQESILGMRLIQLMRRTDWSYGKFSIYSDRLMGAKISNVFYYGIFFPLLEFIGMLGLALILISGGHRIFQGTIQIGVLIAFIRLVDMFFWPIRELAENFNTLLSALASSERIFTLLDTKARVVEPARPLPLSGSRDIVFDRVWFAYEGVEWVLRDVSFRVAAGERVAFVGPSGAGKTSIINLLLRFYDVNQGSILIGGRDIRGLSLEELHALFSHVGQDSFLFNRSVADNIRLDGDAVSRERIQQVLSRMGSDRFFEGLEDGLDTIVMERGSRLSQGQRQLVSFARALAADREILVLDEATASVDTFTESLLQKAVPVLMEGRTSIVIAHRLSTVRNVDRIHVLARGKIRETGTHAELLKLNGIYAKLSRMHFG; from the coding sequence ATGCAGAATCAGAACAACAATAGGGGCATCACTCCTGACACTGTCAGGGAATACACCCCATGGACCGCGTTCAAACGCCTGGCCGGATACATCCGTCCCTTTGCAGGCATGGCTGTTTTTGCGCTGGTGTTCAGCATCCTGAGTTCGTTGCTTCTGGTCGCCCGGCCTTACCTGGTGAAAATAGCGGTGGACAACCATATCACCACCGGGAATCTCAAGGGATTCGATCTTCTCATGATCGTGTTCCTCGGGCTTTACTTCATCAAGTTTGCGGTAGATTATGCGCTGAACTTGCTGACCGGCGTTCTCGGCCAGAAGATCATGCACGATCTCCGCATGGATGTGTTCGGGCACATCCTCTCCATGGAAATGAGCTTTTTCGACCATAACCAGGTGGGAAGGCTCATGACCCGCACCACAGACGATGTCAGCACGCTGAATGATCTTTACACCACCGGGGCTGTGAGCACATTCAATAATCTGAGCATCATCGCCGGCATCATCGGAGTCATGTTTTACATGGACTGGAAACTGGCCGTTATCACTCTGACTGTCGTTCCGCTCCTTTACCTTCTTGCGGCGATGTTTGCAAACAAAATACGTATCATTTATCGGATCATCCGTAAGGGTACCGCCCGCCTTAATGCATTTTTGCAGGAAAGCATTCTCGGCATGAGGCTCATTCAGCTCATGCGCAGGACAGACTGGAGCTACGGAAAATTCTCGATTTATTCCGATCGGCTGATGGGGGCGAAAATATCCAATGTCTTTTATTACGGCATTTTTTTCCCGCTCCTGGAATTCATCGGGATGCTCGGCCTGGCGCTCATTCTCATCTCCGGCGGGCACCGTATCTTCCAGGGAACCATCCAGATCGGGGTGCTGATAGCGTTTATCCGTCTTGTGGACATGTTTTTCTGGCCGATCCGTGAGCTTGCGGAAAATTTCAACACGCTGCTCTCCGCCTTGGCCTCGAGCGAGCGGATTTTCACCCTCCTCGATACAAAAGCCCGGGTTGTCGAGCCTGCCCGTCCTCTTCCCCTTTCGGGCAGCCGTGACATCGTTTTCGACCGGGTCTGGTTTGCCTACGAAGGCGTGGAATGGGTGCTCCGTGATGTTTCGTTCCGTGTGGCGGCTGGAGAACGGGTGGCGTTCGTGGGACCTTCCGGAGCGGGAAAGACGAGCATCATCAACCTGCTCCTCCGGTTTTACGATGTCAATCAGGGAAGCATTCTCATTGGAGGGAGGGATATTAGGGGTCTCTCGCTCGAAGAGCTTCACGCGCTTTTTTCGCATGTGGGGCAGGATTCGTTCCTGTTTAACCGCTCGGTGGCCGATAATATACGCCTAGATGGGGATGCGGTCTCCCGCGAACGTATTCAACAGGTGCTTTCCCGTATGGGCTCCGACCGCTTCTTCGAAGGCCTCGAGGACGGTCTCGATACTATTGTTATGGAACGCGGCTCTCGGCTTTCCCAGGGGCAGCGACAGCTTGTCAGCTTTGCCCGCGCCCTTGCCGCAGACCGTGAGATACTCGTTTTAGACGAAGCTACCGCAAGCGTGGATACGTTCACAGAAAGCCTTCTCCAGAAGGCAGTGCCGGTACTTATGGAAGGACGGACTTCGATTGTAATCGCTCACCGGCTCTCCACAGTCAGAAATGTGGACCGTATCCATGTCCTCGCCCGCGGCAAAATCCGTGAGACTGGAACCCATGCCGAGCTTTTGAAATTGAACGGAATCTATGCCAAGCTGAGCCGGATGCATTTCGGGTAG